From Excalfactoria chinensis isolate bCotChi1 chromosome 4, bCotChi1.hap2, whole genome shotgun sequence, one genomic window encodes:
- the UGDH gene encoding UDP-glucose 6-dehydrogenase: MFEIKKICCIGAGYVGGPTCSVIAQMCPKIQVTVVDVNEARINAWNSDTLPIYEPGLKEVVESCRGRNLFFSTSIDDAIREADLVFISVNTPTKTYGMGKGRAADLKYIEACARRIVQNSNGYKIVTEKSTVPVRAAESIRRIFDANTKPNLDLQVLSNPEFLAEGTAIKDLKNPDRVLIGGDDSPEGQKAVRALCAVYEHWVPKEKILTTNTWSSELSKLAANAFLAQRISSINSISALCEATGADVEEVARAIGTDQRIGNKFLKASVGFGGSCFQKDVLNLVYLCEALNLPEVARYWQQVIDMNDYQRRRFASRIIDSLFNTVTDKKIAILGFAFKKDTGDTRESSSIYISKYLMDEGARLHIYDPKVPKEQIILDLSHPGVSEDNQVSRLVTISQDPYEACDGAHALVICTEWDMFKELDYERIHKKMLKPAFIFDGRRVLDDLHNELQVIGFQIETIGKKVSAKRIPFASSCEIPKFSLQDPPVKKPRV; encoded by the exons ATGTTTGAGATTAAGAAGATCTGCTGTATCGGTGCTGGCTATGTCGGCGGGCCAACTTGCAGCGTTATTGCACAGATGTGTCCTAAAATCCAAGTCACTGTTGTGGATGTTAATGAGGCTAGAATCAATGCCTGGAATTCAGACACGCTCCCCATCTACGAG ccAGGGTTaaaagaggtggtggagtcctGTAGAGGAAGAAATCTCTTCTTTTCCACCAGTATTGATGATGCCATCAGAGAAGCTGATCTcgtatttatttct GTGAACACTCCCACGAAGACTTACGGGATGGGGAAAGGGCGAGCAGCTGATTTGAAGTACATTGAAGCTTGTGCTAGACGAATTGTACAAAACTCAAATGGCTATAAAATTGTCACTGAGAAAAGCACAGTTCCAGTACGTGCTGCAGAGAGCATTCGTCGAATATTTGATGCTAATACTAAGCCTAACTTGGATTTGCAG GTGCTGTCGAACCCAGAGTTCCTTGCAGAAGGAACAGCAATCAAGGACTTGAAAAACCCAGACAGGGTGCTCATTGGTGGCGATGATTCTCCAGAGGGACAGAAAGCTGTCCGTGCTCTTTGTGCTGTTTATGAGCACTGGGTGCCTAAAGAAAAAATCCTCACAACCAATACCTGGTCGTCAGAACTCTCTAAACTG GCAGCTAATGCTTTCCTTGCCCAAAGAATCAGCAGCATTAACTCAATCAGTGCTCTGTGCGAAGCTACAGGAGCAGATGTTGAAGAAGTAGCAAGAGCTATTGGAACTGACCAAAGAATTGGAAACAAGTTTCTGAAAGCCAGTGTTG GGTTTGGAGGcagctgttttcagaaagatgtCTTGAATTTAGTGTACCTTTGTGAGGCACTGAACTTACCTGAAGTAGCCCGCTACTGGCAACAG GTAATAGACATGAACGATTATCAGAGGCGGAGGTTTGCTTCCCGTATTATTGACAGCCTGTTCAATACTGTCACCGATAAGAAGATCGCTATCTTAGGATTTGCATTCAAAAAAGATACTGGGGACACAAG AGAGTCATCCAGCATCTACATTAGCAAGTATTTAATGGATGAAGGAGCAAGACTCCATATCTATGACCCCAAAGTACCGAAGGAACAAATCATCTTGGATCTCTCACATCCAGGTGTCTCAGAAGACAACCAAG TGTCTCGGTTGGTCACTATAAGTCAAGATCCATATGAAGCCTGTGATGGAGCTCATGCCCTTGTAATTTGCACAGAATGGGACATGTTTAAG GAGCTGGATTATGAGCGTATTCACAAGAAGATGCTGAAGCCTGCATTTATATTTGACGGCAGGAGAGTTCTTGATGATCTTCATAATGAGCTACAAGTCATTGGCTTTCAG ATTGAAACAATTGGGAAGAAGGTGTCAGCCAAAAGAATCCCTTTTGCTTCTTCTTGTGAAATTCCGAAGTTCAGCCTGCAGGACCCACCTGTCAAAAAGCCCAGAGTATAA